Proteins encoded together in one Ptiloglossa arizonensis isolate GNS036 chromosome 9, iyPtiAriz1_principal, whole genome shotgun sequence window:
- the Su(w[a]) gene encoding suppressor of white-apricot: protein MRLAYHVPLKRQELKDTCVVARWDDRLSSWKMAASKSQRWMVDSGILRKKNGEEEPQELLVFGYSCKLFRDDDKAKMIDQGKHLIPWMGDSTLKIDRYDGRGALGDLRIYEPPTGGFDQRTILTEDELKVEQLCDEERYRSLYNNDTEDSVYHEEEMKRLHQALDSENTYSQVAYNYNEEGNGSKITCDDSQSPKQSEGSQEEDQAFVPPPDLEIPEGISLPETQKLNAIITKTALFISRQGGQMEILIKAKQANNPQFSFLSIDGRLHQYYRYILDAIKTGKYNPEKQPEKEESEPEEGSSDQDDEPYLHPSLAPSFTKIEAAPSIPSIQYKPSADCAYSMLVNKITGRPPPSKASQVHETPVQPTATSLGYYHPLPGQGYNPYPAPVQYSHGPVVYGPNGQIQSPGHLAAVHIPPSANDATATHALAIESPLSLVPYGSTPQKQLSRPSFIVPPADVQIVIDKMASYVAKNGRDFEAIVKNKGDPRFNFLELSHQYHGYYAHKLTIYEGAVNPKVLTEEELLQKQEPLEEKQKKLEELQKKQQRMEEVQKRVKMIQAKKKCDTRVKQTATGTKQITTVSFSIKKPKDGETGVIEKRNALPLEESDDEMENENKDANSKPNSPQSGEQNSLTVLGMDKDPWRPDKKSKNEEKELVDLTDEILEDCQKEIRHKQAEDRIKDKLVAAARDKLAATSRERQLQLERKKKAAAFLSQIQTSVLSRASGTTSQGIRKDDSDEVHSVPSPSPSPSFDEVKSYDSRTGGNSLMDRLKSADLTGKRSRPRSRSPNGGRSHADRQKYHKRHKKKKSSHRSNHDSPSSSRSHRSKKSKKTSSKHRSRSRTPSRRHQHSARRKGSNSSYSDSSSP, encoded by the exons ATGCGTTTGGCGTATCATGTTCCCCTCAAACGGCAAGAATTAAAGGACACGTGTGTAGTAGCAAGGTGGGACGATAGGCTCAGTAGTTGGAAAATGGCGGCATCAAAAAGTCAGCGTTGGATGGTAGATTCAGGCATTCTAcgtaaaaaaaatggagaagagGAACCACAGGAGCTGTTGGTGTTTGGATATAGCTGCAAATTATTTCGAGATGATGACAAGGCGAAAATGATTGATCAAGGAAAGCATTTGATACCATGGATGGGCGATAGCACGTTGAAAATAGACAG ATACGATGGACGCGGAGCACTGGGGGACTTAAGGATATACGAACCACCGACAGGTGGTTTTGATCAGCGAACGATCCTTACAGAGGACGAACTCAAAGTGGAGCAACTATGCGACGAAGAACGGTATCGATCTCTTTACAACAATGATACGGAAGACTCTGTATATCACG AAGAAGAAATGAAAAGACTGCATCAAGCTCTGGATTCAGAGAACACATACAGTCAGGTAGCGTATAATtacaacgaggaaggaaacggttcGAAAATCACATGCGATGATTCGCAAAGTCCAAAGCAATCTGAGGGTTCTCAAGAAGAGGATCAGGCTTTCGTTCCACCTCCTGATCTAGAAATTCCAGAGGGTATTTCGCTG CCGGAAACGCAGAAACTGAATGCCATCATAACAAAAACGGCGTTGTTCATAAGTCGTCAGGGGGGCCAAATGGAAATCTTGATTAAAGCGAAGCAGGCAAACAATCCACAGTTTTCGTTTTTATCGATAGACGGACGGCTACACCAATATTACAGATACATACTGGACGCAATCAAGACCGGAAAGTACAATCCCGAAAAGCAGCCCGAGAAAGAAGAATCCG AACCTGAAGAAGGATCGTCGGATCAAGATGATGAGCCGTATCTCCATCCGAGTCTGGCGCCCTCTTTCACCAAGATAGAAGCG GCTCCCAGTATTCCAAGTATACAATATAAACCATCTGCGGATTGTGCTTATTCGATGCTTGTGAATAAAATCACTGGAAGGCCGCCACCGTCGAAGGCGTCGCAAGTCCACGAAACTCCTGTTCAACCGACGGCTACTAGTCTAGGATATTATCATCCCCTACCAGGGCAG GGATACAACCCTTATCCCGCGCCTGTACAGTACTCTCACGGACCAGTGGTATACGGGCCGAACGGACAGATACAGTCACCGGGTCATCTTGCGGCTGTACACATACCACCGTCTGCAAACGATGCGACCGCGACGCATGCATTGGCCATTGAATCTCCCTTGTCATTGGTCCCTTATGGATCCACGCCTCAAAAGCAATTGAGCAGACCGTCGTTTATCGTGCCACCGGCGGACGTTCAAATAGTCATTGATAAAATGGCCAGCTACGTAGCGAAAAATGGTAGAGATTTCGAGGCGATCGTAAAGAACAAGGGTGATCCGagattcaattttctcgagcTTTCGCATCAGTATCACGGCTATTACGCGCATAAGTTGACAATATACGAAGGCGCTGTGAACCCGAAGGTACTGACGGAGGAGGAGCTACTTCAGAAACAGGAACCGTTGGAGGAGAAGCAGAAAAAATTGGAGGAACTGCAGAAGAAGCAACAAAGAATGGAGGAAGTGCAAAAGAGGGTGAAGATGATACAGGCGAAAAAGAAATGCGACACGAGGGTGAAACAGACCGCGACGGGGACCAAGCAGATCACCACCGTGTCGTTCTCCATTAAGAAGCCGAAGGACGGTGAGACCGGTGTGATCGAGAAACGGAACGCTCTTCCGTTGGAGGAGAGTGACGACGAGATGGAAAACGAGAACAAAGACGCGAACTCGAAGCCAAACTCGCCGCAGAGTGGCGAACAGAATTCTCTGACCGTTCTCGGGATGGACAAAGACCCATGGAGGCCGGATAAGAAatccaagaacgaagaaaaggagTTGGTGGATCTTACCGATGAGATTCTAGAAGATTGTCAGAAAGAAATTAGGCACAAACAGGCTGAAGATAGAATCAAGGACAAACTGGTCGCGGCAGCGCGGGATAAATTGGCCGCTACATCGAGAGAGAGACAGTTACAgttggagaggaagaagaaagcGGCTGCGTTTTTAAGCCAGATACAGACCTCTGTACTGTCGAGAGCCAGCGGAACGACTAGTCAGGGTATACGAAAAGACGACTCGGACGAGGTGCATTCCGTGCCATCGCCGTCACCATCGCCGTCGTTCGACGAAGTGAAATCGTATGACTCGAGGACCGGTGGAAACTCGTTGATGGACAGGTTGAAAAGCGCTGACCTGACCGGCAAAAGATCCAGGCCGCGATCGAGAAGTCCTAACGGTGGTCGAAGTCACGCGGACAGACAAAAGTATCACAAGAGgcacaaaaagaagaaaagctcTCATAGAAG